One part of the Patescibacteria group bacterium genome encodes these proteins:
- the rpsG gene encoding 30S ribosomal protein S7 — translation MRGKPAPKRKIEGDLKYNDKNIAKFINYVMERGKKTRAEMIVYGAFNIIKDKTKQDPRHIFNKAVKKVSPLVEVRGKRVGGANYQVPFQVRGERRYFLGCNWMIKAALERKGHSMAEKLATEILDASNGEGAAVKKREAVHRMAEANKAFAHFSR, via the coding sequence ATGAGAGGAAAACCAGCGCCTAAGAGAAAAATCGAGGGCGACCTAAAATACAACGACAAGAACATTGCTAAATTCATCAATTATGTGATGGAAAGAGGCAAGAAAACTAGAGCCGAAATGATCGTCTATGGTGCTTTTAATATTATCAAAGACAAGACCAAGCAAGATCCGCGCCATATTTTCAATAAAGCCGTGAAGAAAGTTTCTCCTTTAGTGGAAGTACGCGGCAAGCGCGTCGGCGGGGCCAACTACCAGGTACCTTTCCAGGTTAGAGGTGAAAGACGCTATTTCTTGGGCTGTAATTGGATGATCAAGGCCGCTTTAGAACGCAAAGGGCACTCTATGGCGGAAAAGTTAGCGACTGAGATCTTAGACGCCTCTAATGGCGAAGGGGCAGCGGTTAAGAAGCGCGAAGCCGTCCATCGCATGGCCGAAGCCAACAAGGCTTTCGCCCATTTTTCTCGTTAA
- the rpsL gene encoding 30S ribosomal protein S12, giving the protein MPTINQLIKHGRKNAKKAKKSLVLHTSFDSLHRKKKVTAKGAPFKQGVCLKVTTTTPKKPNSALRKIARVRLSNGMEVTAYIPGMGHNLQEHSIVLIKGGKTKDLPGVRYKVVRGVYDAQGVDARRQGRSCYGAKKPKKA; this is encoded by the coding sequence ATGCCAACCATTAATCAGCTGATTAAACATGGTCGCAAAAACGCTAAAAAGGCTAAGAAAAGCCTGGTTTTGCATACTAGTTTTGATTCTTTGCACCGCAAGAAAAAAGTAACGGCCAAAGGCGCTCCTTTTAAGCAGGGCGTATGTCTTAAAGTTACTACCACCACTCCGAAGAAGCCGAACTCCGCTTTACGCAAGATCGCTCGCGTTCGCCTGTCTAACGGCATGGAAGTAACCGCTTATATCCCTGGTATGGGCCATAATTTACAGGAGCACTCGATCGTCTTGATCAAAGGCGGTAAAACCAAGGATCTGCCAGGTGTCCGCTACAAAGTTGTCCGCGGGGTATATGACGCTCAGGGTGTAGATGCTAGACGCCAGGGCCGCAGCTGCTATGGGGCCAAGAAACCTAAAAAAGCTTAA